Below is a genomic region from Ancylomarina subtilis.
CTTTATTTGTACTGAACCAAACGGAGTTGTGCTTTGCCATTGAAATGGACGTAATCGTTTCATTGGAGGAGTGAATATTGAATTCGGTTCGAGTCGAGTCAATTAAAGATAATCCGGTGAGGGTTCCAAAATTACTACCCAACCAAAGTCTGCTTGAATCGATACTGAAGGCTTCAAAATATTGATGTTCCTGAAGGGGGTGAAAATCAGAAAACTGAGCATGAAATTTACCCGATGTCATGAGTTTGGAAATTGAACCCAGTTTGGATACACCCCAAATATGTCCCTTTTGATCTTTTCTTAGTCCCAATGTTGAACTCTGCGGAACCTTTTGACCAAAAACTTCCTGAAATGGGTATTTGCGGTATTCATAACCGTCAAAGCGAAGAATGCCCAGATGAGAGTTTAGCCACAGATAACCTAAAGAATCTTCAATCACATTTGTAGCAATGGTATTCTGACGATCGACTTCAACATCCAGATGAATAAAATTCGTTGATTCTTGTGCTTTGGAAAATAAAAAAGAATGACATATCACTATAAGCAGAATGAGCTTAATCAGTTGTGAATTGTTCTTTGTCATGAGGGGTGGTTTAGGTTGTTACTAACAAAACAAAAATAGAAATCTGGCTGTCGTCTTCCAAGTAAATACCGGTGAATGTCTGCAAAAAAAAACGCTGTATGTGTTTCTGATATAGGCTTGTGGAAAAATGTCTACCAATTAGCCTAAAATGTCCACTTTTTTAATAATGCAATTCTACAATTTTGGAACACTCATCATCAGGCAAGTCGACTAACATGAAATCTTGTGTGGTTGATGATGAAAAAAAAAACCTAATTAAAACAAAAACCTCTATGAAAAACATTTTGTTGACTATTTGTTTGTGTGTGTTGGGGCTTGCCTCGTATGCACAGGACGGAGTCGTTAAAGGAAAAATTTTGGACAGTAGTGGACTACCTCTTCCGGGTGTAAACATCTTGGTAAAGGGAACGACCAATGGAACCTCTACTGATTTTGATGGAAATTATGAGTTGAAATGCGCTATGGGAGATGAGTTGATTTTTTCTTTCATGGGATTTAAAACGCAAACGATTACTGTCGAATCCTGGCTTATCAATCGTACTCTCGAAGATGATGCTGAGATGCTCGATGAGTTGGTTGTTGTTGGTTATGGTGTTCAGAAGAAGTCAAATATGACCGGATCTGTTACCAATATCAAGGCAGATGATCTAAAGTCGGTGACAACACCGAATATTGCCAACATGCTACAAGGGAAAGCAGCCGGGGTATATGTAAGTGCAAATTCAGGTTTGCCAGGAGCGGCACCAAAAATTAGAATTCGAGGTAAATCAACTTTGAGTGGTAGTGTTGACCCTCTTTGGGTTGTTGATGGTGTGATTCAATCTGAAGCTCCGGATTTGAATGCTCAGGATATCGAATCGACAACTGTCTTGAAAGACGCTTCGGCAACGGCACTATATGGTTCACGTGCAGCTAATGGCGTAGTTCTGGTAACAACACGAAGTGCAAAAGAAGGTCAGTCTAAAATCAACGTTTCAGTTAAGACAGGTGTTAGCCAATTATCATTGGGCAATTTCTCTATGATGAATGCTGCTGAAATGACAGATTACATTAAATCTTTTGGAAATGGATATGCTGATCTTGATTGGTTTACTGAGGATGCTCAGGCAATTGATACCGATTGGTTTGATGAAGGTACAAAACTGGGTGTCGTTCAGGATTATGGCATTTCGTTCAGTGGTGGAAATGACAAGATGAAGACTTATATTTCTGGGAACGTATATGATGAGTCAGGTGCCGTAAAGGGCTATGATTATACACGATATTCTGGCAGAATGAATGTTGATTATAAAATTAGAGATTATTTGACTTTACATCCAAAAATGAGTTTTACGTATAAGGATATTTCTGACAAACAACAAGGTGTTGGGGAAATGTTTTTGAATATGCCATACGATCGTCCTCGCGATGATAATGGTGATATCATCAATCCTAAAGATGAAAGTGTCGGTTGGATTGGTCGTGACAGAAGTAATTCTATTTACGATTTGCAGTGGAACTATTCGGAGTCTTCAACTTTAAAACTATCTCCTTATTTAGGTTTTGATGTCAATATTGCTCCGGGTTTAACTTTTGTATCATCGAACAGTTTCGATTATCAGCATCATAATTCAATGTCTTATACCGATCCGATGTCCAATTCAGGGAAAAATGATAAGGGAGCAATATCGAATTATCATTGGAAAAGTATGAATCGTTTTTCGAATCAGTTGTTACGATTTACAAAATCGATAGATGAGCATTTCTTTACCGTGATGGCTGCTTATGAGTACAACGATTATAAATGGTCAACAACAAAAGCTCAGAAAAATGGTATCGTATCGGGTACCAGTATTTTAGATGCAGGTGCTGAGATGAAGAATATTGAAGGATCTCAGGATAAGTATGCCTTTAAATCTTATTTGTTTAATGCCAACTATTCGTATGCATCTCGTTATATGGGACAGTTTTCTTTCCGTCGAGATGGTTCTTCTAAGTTTGGTAAGGATACGCAGTTTGGTAATTTTTATTCGATTAGTGGGGGATGGAACATTCATAATGAAGATTTCTTTGACATCAAAGAGATTAATGTGTTGAAATTTCGTGCCAGCTATGGTGTTTTAGGTAATACTCCTAGCGATTATACGGCTAGTGGTAAAAGTAATTATCATCCAAGTAAGGAGCTTTATTCAATTACGAATCAGTATAATAAATATCCTGTGGTTTCAGCCGATCAGTTAGGCAACGATGATTTAACCTGGGAAAAGACTTATAGTACAAACTTTGCTCTTGATACCCGTTTTCTTGATCGTTTTGATATCAATATGGAATATTACATTAAGGATACTAAGGATCTTCTGTATTATGTGACTTTACCAGCTACAGCAGGATTTAAAGGTTATTGGGAAAATATTGGAGCCGTTAAAAATCAGGGGTTTGAATTCATGTTTGGAGCGGATATTTTTAAAGGAACTGATAATGGTTTTGCTTGGCATATTGATGCCAATATTGGCATTAATACCAATGAAGTTCAGGAATTGTATCAGAATAAAGACTACACATCGGGGAATAAAATCCGACGCGAAGGTGAAGATATCGATACCTGGTACATGCGTAAATGGGCTGGTGTAAATACCGAAGATGGTAAGCCTCAATGGGAAATCGTTGGTGAAGATGGTGAAAAAACATTAACAAGTAACTGGAATGATGGAACTATACAGATGGTAGGATCAGCTACGCCTGATTACTTTGGGGGTTTATCTTCGGTTATGACATACAAAAACTTTAGTTTAAGTATGAATATGGATTTTGTTCAGGGAATTGATATTTATAACTCAAGCCGAGAATTGTATGATAATGACGGTGCTTATGCAAGTTTTAATTCCATGTCATTAAAATCGGGATGGAGCAGATGGACAAAACCTGGTGATAAAGCAACTCATCCTCAAGCGATGAATGGGGGTAATAGTCTTTCCAATAAGACATCATCTCGTTATTTAGAAGATGGTAGTTATATCAAGTTACGCAATGTGACCTTGAATTATTCGTTCGCAGGTTTAAAAACAAAGACTTTTTTGAATAATCTAAGTGTTTACGCTTCAGTTGAAAATGTGTTTACGATTACTGACTTCTCGGGTGTCGATCCTGAAGTAGGTGATGAGAATTCTGAAGGTGAGACTTCTCAGTATGGCGATTATGCAATTCCAAGACGATTTATGTTTGGATTTAACTTCTCGTTCTAGAAGATATAGTTGTTGTAGTCATTATATTTCAAATACCAATTGATATAATATCCTAACCAATAGTGTTTAGACAAATGAAGTTTTTCTTCAATATTTTAATGTCTCTAAGCTTTTGCAGGATACTAAATTTTAAACAAATGAGAAAAATATATAAATATTTTGCTGTTTCACTATTCGCACTTGGTCTGAGTTCTTGTGAACTGGACATGGTGCCGTATGAGACAATTGAAAAGGACGATGTGTATTCATCGGAAAATGCTATTGAAGCATTAACTCTTGGAAACTATGCTATTTTAAAGGGATCTGGAATCGCTGATGGTCAATCATGGGTAAACAATTACTTTCGATTTGGAGAGTACTCCGGAGATAATGTAGCTCTAAGTGGATCGACGACTGACCCATTGTTTTACATCTATAATTTTAAACGTCAAGCAAAGGGGGATAGAAAACAGTCTGTATGGACAGCTGCCTATAAAGCGATTGTTGGTTGTAATATCGTAATCGATAGGGCAGTAGAAGGTGAGAGTGCTGAGATGGACAATGTGATTGGTCAGAACTATTATTTACGTGGAATGCAATATTTCTATCTGACAACACTTTTTGGTCGTCCTTATAATCAAAGTCCTGAGACAAATTTGGGTGTGCCTATTAAGCTGTCTACTGATGTTAACGATCAGCCTTTGCGTTCAACTGTAAAGGAGTGTTACGAGCAAGTAATTGCAGACCTAAAGAAAGCAGAATCGTTAATGCAGTCTGAAAAGTCGGCTAGTTATGCTACAAAGGAAGCGGCACAGGCTTTATTATCACGCGTTTATTTATATATGGGTGATAACGATAATGCTATCGCTTATTCTGATTTAGTAATTAATTCGGGTCGTTATTCTTTGTTATCGAAGGATGATTTAAGGGTTTATCCAACTTTTACACCTGATGAGAATCCTGAGACAATTTTTGCTTTGCGTTTTGTCGATGGAGCTGATAATTCAGGAGAATGGGACGATTGGTATGCCTTTTCAGGTATGTATGCTGCGGTTGATGCTGAAGGGAAAGCTTCATTAGATGGTTCTGGTTGGGGTGAATTGTATGCATCTGTAACTTACAGAGATATTGTTGAGGAATGGCCTGATGATGCGCGTTCAGCCTTTGTAACGTCAATGGTTTTAGACAAAAACTCTGAAGACCTTTGGGGTGTTTGGTATGGTTTAAATTCTTATAAAGATTCGGATTCAGATGAGCAGAAGAAATTGAATGGTCTTTTGTTTCATCAGGATTCAGTAAGTGCTGATCGTACTGTTTTGTATCAAAAATTAGCTTCTGATCAGGGAACTAAAAATATGGAAGTGCCTATTACTACTGTTGTTGATGCAAAAACAGGAGTGACGAATTATTCTGTGATACCGTATCAGATTAATAAAGAAACAGGAGCGACACAGTTGTTAAGTGCTCCGGTTAAGTTACGTATCAATCAGAAGTTGGCGACTCGTCAAACTTATCCTAAATATTTTATTACAAAATGTTCGGGGCAGGAGAATAAAGGTCATTTGTGGTCTCCAATTATCTCTCGTTTGGCTGAAATTTATTTAAATAGGGCAGAAGCTTATGCTAAAAAAGGTGATATTGGTAATGCTCTTGCGGATGTAAATATCGTTAGAACAAGAGCTATAGGACCAGAGGCGGCCTATACACCTGCTGATGTAACAGCTGAAATGAGTCTTCTAGATTTGGTTTTAAAAGAGCGTCGTTTGGAGTTGGCTTATGAAGGCCATCGTAAGTTTGATGTTTTCAGAAACAATAGAAATCTGGATAGAGCTTATCCGGGAACTCACCTTCGTGGTAACGATCCTTTTTTCGAAGTTCGATACGATTCCAATGAAATTATAGAGTATATTCCTGAGGGAGAAATATTAGCTCAACCAGACTTGCAGCAAAACCTGTAAGTTGATTTTTTCAGGAGAGGTTTTAGGACTTCTCCTGAAATTTGATTAGTGGAATGGGGTTATTGAATTGAGGAACCGGAGCGTGAGATGAAATAATTGTGTAATCATAGATACAATGAAGATTAATACATATACAAAACTATTTTTATTGCTGTTGACTCAGTGCCTATGGGCGTGCTCGTCTTGCTCTAAACAGGATTCTTATACGAAAACAAATGATGACATGCTTTTGAGTGAGCTCAAAATAAGTGTCCCATTAACAGGAAATGCATGGTTGGTTGACGATGTTTCTTTAAATGAGAGTATGATTTCGGAGAATGGTTTAATAAACTGGACAAAAGAAAGCTCTCTGATCAGAACCTTTGTTAGAGTAAACCGAAAAGGTCAATTGAGTCTGGGTTTAAAGGCCAAATCTTTGAAAGGGACTTCAGTTGTGAGAGTTACTATCGGAGATGAATTCAAAGAAATTACAATCAAAAATCAAACTTCTGAAATTGTTCCTGTTGGACGATTTAATGTAGCTAAGAAAGGTTACGTCCAGATTGATATACAAGGTGTGTCAAAAACTGATCAGTATTTTGCTGAGGTTTCACACTTGGTTATTGGTGGAGAAGCCACTTTGGATGGAACTGATTTTGTCAAGGATGACTTTTACTGGGGAAGACGTGGACCATCAGTCCATTTATCTTATCAGATTCCGGAAGATGCGGGAGATATTCGTTGGTTTTATAACGAAATTGAAGTGCCTGAAGGAAACGATGTCATTGGTTCGTATTATATGGCCAATGGTTTTGGTGAAGGTTATTTTGGTATTCAGGTCAATTCTGAAATTGAGCGACGTATTTTATTTTCGGTTTGGAGTTCTTATGTGACGGATAATCCGAATGATATTCCCGATGACGAGAAAATTACGTTGTTGAAAAAGGGTTCCGATGTAAAAACCGGTGAATTTGGCAGTGAAGGTTCTGGAGGACAAAGTTATCGAGTATACAATTGGAAAGCAGGGAACAAGTATCGTTTTCTTTTGGGAGCTAAACCCAGTGTCGATAATTCCACTGATTATACAGCCTACTTTTTTGCGCCAGAGATAGGTAAATGGGAATTGATTGCCAGTTTCCGACGACCTAAAACGACAACTTATATTACTAATGCCCATTCATTTCTCGAAAATTTCATGACCGAAATGGGGCAGTTTACCCGTATGGGTACCTATTCCAATCAATGGTTCAGAAACACAGATGGAAAGTGGTTCGAAGTGATTGATGCTAAATTTACAGCGGATGCTACTGCTCGTAAGAATTCGCGTTTGGACTATGCGGGTGGTGCAGAAGGGACTTGTTTCTTTTTAAAAAATTGTGGGTTTTTTAGTGACAAAACAACTATGGATACTTATTTCAAAAGAGATGCTATAGGTGAAGCACCTGTTATTGATTTTAAGAATTTACCATAGACCATGGAAATCATGCAGTGGTTAGTAATTAGAGGAGATGAAACCGAAGAATAGGTTTGGTAGCTTTTGTAAATGGCTTTAGGTTGAGTCTCCTCTTTTTTTTAATATAGATTCAAATAAAGTGAATATAAGCTGATCTTAAAAGGGTCGGCTTTACTCAATTTTTAAAAGAATGACTTTTTTTGTTTAGATTGGTGAGATTAAAAGTAAAAATAATAGGCCTGATTGCGATGCTTGGACTGTTTGCCTTGTATCGCTCAATTGAAAAGTTGGATATCTACACGTCGACTGATTCATATTGTATTAGTTGTCATGTTCATACATCTGCAGATCATTCCTGGGAATTGTCGTCACATTATAGTACAAATTCCATAAAGAGGACTGCCTGTGTTGATTGTCATTTGCCTCCCAAAGAAAGTATAGACTATTGGCCTCAGAAGATAAAAGCCGGAACAAGGGATTTGTATAGCTATTATTTTAAAGATCGCGCTAAGATTAATTGGGCTGAGAAATCGGAAATTGAAAACGCAGTAAGATTTGCCCCAAAAGAATCTTGTATGAACTGTCACGAGAACCTGTTTCCATTTGATTTATCTAAGAAGGGCGAAAAGGCACATTTGTATTATCGTAGAAATGAAGCTGATTTGCATTGTATCAATTGCCACAAAGGAGTTGGTCATGGAGATTCTAAAACCATGTATGAACCCAATACCTTATTTCTAAAACGTCAGGAGAATATCGAGCCTATTCATACAAGGTCAGCAAAAGTAGAGGGGTTTAAAAACTATATTGAAACCATTCCAGGTTCATCTGTTTCTTTTGATATGATTGCTATTCCATCAGGAGAATTTGAGATGAGCATTTATCCTAATAATAAATTCAAACACGCGCCCCTTGTTCGAAAGAAGATTTATTTGTCGTCCTTTTTTATGGCTAAAGTAGAATTGACTTGGGATGCTTATCGGGCTTTTTTAACCGATGTGGAATCAGAAGGACGAGAACAGGCTCAGGTTAACGATTCAATTGAGATTGATGTGATAAGTGGCGCAACACCACCGTGGGGGGATCCTGCTCAGGGATGGGGAATGGGCCATCGTCCTGCCATAAGTATGACCTGGCAGGCAGCTAATATCTATTGTCGGTGGCTTTCAAAAAAAACAGGGAAAACATACCGTTTACCAACTGAAGCAGAGTGGGAATATGCCTGTAGAGCCAATTCTGACTTACAAGATAATTGGACTGATGAGGAGATCGCCAATCGAATAATATTTAGAGACAATTCTAAAGGGAAAACGCACTTGCCCGAAGGCATGAAAGCTAATGCATTTGGTTTGGTTAATATGCTGGGTAATGTTAAAGAATTTTGTTCGGATTGGTATGCTGATAATCCTTTTGAGAATGATTCATTTGTAGTCAATCCTGAAGGTCCGGAAACTGGGACAGAAAGAGTTATTAAGGGTGGATCGTATCGGTCTGGTAAAGAGGATGTTCGTGCTGATTATCGGGAAAGCACACAGCATGATAAATGGTTGAGAACCGATCCCCAAATGCCCAAAAGCATCTGGTGGTATTCCGATTGTCGGGATGTGGGTTTTAGACTGGTTTGTGAATGGGATGGAGACAGTAAAAAAACAATAAATGAATATTAGATCTTTTTGAACGATGAATATAGCTAAAAACGCAAGACGTGAATTTTTGAAAAATGCCAGTACTATAGGCATGTTTTGTGCACTTGGTGCTACAGGTCTTATTCAATGTGAATCTAAAAAAGAGAGGTTTTATACCTATCCACCTTTACTTAATCAGGCTCCTGATGGGCCAGTTTTGAGAGCGGGGCTTATTGGTTGTGGCTACCGGGGAACGGGGGCAGTTCTCAATTTTCTGAATGCCGGACCCAATTTGGAGATCACTGCTCTAGCTGATGTTTTTATCGATAAAATAGAGCTCTGTAATAAGATACTGAAGGAGAAAAAGGGTTTTGAAGTCCCACAAGAATATTGTTTTGTTGGATTTGATGCTTTTGAAAAGGTGCTTGACAGTGGTGTGGATGTGGTGATTCTTGCTACTCCACCTAATTTTAGACCGGAACATTTGGCTGCTTGTGTTAAGGCGCGTAAACACGTGTTTATGGAGAAGCCCATTGCCGTCGATCCGGTTGGGGTTAGGTCAGTTATGATATCGGGAGAAAGGGCGGATGCTTTGGGGCTGTCAATTGTGACGGGTACCATTAAGCGTCATCAAAAAGATTATATTGAAACCTTCAGGCAAGTTGCAAAAGGTGAGATTGGAGATGTTGTATCGGCCAACAGCTATTACAATGTGGGGAAACTATGGCACAAGAAGCCTAAATCAGAATGGACTGAAATGGAAGCCATGATTCGTGATTGGGTGAATTGGTGTTGGCTTTCGGGCGACCATATTGTGGAGCAAAATGTGCATAATCTTGATACCGTAAATTGGTTTGTGGGCAAACATCCAGTAAAAGCAGTGGGCTTTGGGGCTCGTCACCGTCGATTAACAGGCAATCAGTATGATATGTTTAGTGTGGATTTTCTTTACGATAATGATGTGCACTACCATAGCATGTGCCGACAAATAAACGGTTGTGAGAATAATGTGTCGGATCAAATTAGAGGAACGCAGGGGTATACGAATTGTAAAAATACCATTTATAACCACGACTCGAGTATTAAATGGGCATTCGATTATGGCAATAAAGATCAAATGTTACCGATAAGTCCCTATGATCAGGAACATATTGATTGGGTGACCGCCATCAGAACAGGTCAACCTGTGAATGAAACACAAGCTATTGCTGAGTCGACTATGACAGGTATTATGGGACGAATTTCTGCTTACACTGGCAAAGAAACAACTTGGGAGGAGATGATGAACTCTGACATATATCTTTCTCCAAAGCATTATAGCTTTGGAAAAGTTGATGTGGATAAATCTGTTCCTGTACCTGGTTTGTAAATGAGCATAATGTTAAGTTTTTATTGCTGTTCTATGTAATAAACGAATTGGGAGATCAATTGTATAAAAATGTGTATAGGTTTAGTGATGTGGCAATAAACATCCAAATCACATAAGGGACAATTAAAATTGATTTAAACCCGAGAGCTTGTTTGTAATAAACAAAGAAAAATATGATGAGTAGTAATAGTGAAATGATAATCATTAATCCTCCAAGGATATTGTGATAGTAAAAATAAACAGGTGCCCATAGGCTGTTTAAGAGCCATTGTAAACTATATAAAATGATAATCTTTTGAGTCTTTTTTGTGGATTGAAATAAATAGCTCATGTAATAGGCAAAACAGATCATAATAAAAGTCCAAGCTATGCCAAATAACCATCCGGGTGGAGTCCAGGGCGCTTTATTTAAGTGCTGATACCAATTTGAAGGGACACCATCACCTGTGAAAATTCCAGCTATAAATAATGCCGTAAAATTGAGTATGAGGAATAGAGTTAATTTTTTGTTCATATATGATCTTTTATTTGGTTAATTGTTTAAGTAGCCCTCTGAAAATAAAGCCGTGAAAGGGGTAGATGATATACCAATACAATCTGCCAGGTAAACCTTTGGGACGATAAGTTGCAGTTTGAATGAGTCTATTGCCATCAATTTTAAATTCAAGCCAGGCTTCTCCAGGAAGCTTCATTTCTGCAAAAAGGAGTAGGCGCCCTTCCTCTTTATTCGCGTAGAGCACCCGCCAAAAGTCAACAGCATCTCCTGCTGTTAATTTATCTTCGTTTGTACGTCCTCTTCTTAAACCCACGCCACCAACAAGACGATCCAAATAGCCTCTGAATTTCCATAGATGATTTGCATAGTACCAGCCGGTTTTGCCACCAATTCGCCATATTTTATCCAAACAAGCTTGTCTGTCAGCATAAACCCGACTTCGCTGATCGGTTAAGCAACCAAATTTGGGGACGTTAATAAAGTCAGAGATTTTAATATTGAGTCGGCCACTGATTAAGGAATCTTTCCAGCTTGAAACGACCTCATTACTTTCAATTTTTAAAAAAGCTTTTGATAAGGCTTCTTTGTAACTTAGAGGTTTAACATCCAGAATTTGATTGATTTTACTGTCCCTGCAAACGACCTCTATTTTCATACTATTGACTAAGGCGATGGCTAACTTGTAAGAGGTGGTTGTCACAAAATAGAGCCAATAGGATGAGAGTCGAGGTGTCATCACAGGCACAATAATGATTCGGCGTATCAATTTTCGGACCCGGGCATATTCAAGTAACATCTCTTTGTAAGTGAGAATATCCGGGCCTCCAATATCAAAATCGTGATTGTAGGTGTCCGGATTCAGCAGGCTTCTTGACAGGAATGTAATAACGTCCCTAATGGCTATGGGTTGACATTTTGTATTGAGCCATTTGGGGGTGATCATGATGGGGATTTTTTCAACTAAATCCCGAATGATTTCAAAGGAGGCACTACCCGAGCCGATAATGATTCCAGCTCGTAATGTTGTTAAGTTGTATTTGCCTTTTTGTAATTCTAATTCAACATTTCCTCTCGATTTCAGATGTTTTGATAGAACAGATTCATTGATAATACCACTAAGGTAAATCACCTGTTGGGCTTGAGTTTTATTAATCGCTTGTCTGAAATTGATGGCCGACTGTTTTTCTAAAACTTCATAATCGCTTGAAGAAGACATAGAATGAACCAAATAATAAGCCGCAGCGATATCATCAGGAATTTGCCTGAGTGAGGCAGAATCTAAAAGATCAACCTGAATGACTTCGATATAAGGTAAAAGTGATGGAGGAGGATTGAAACGTTTCTTGTCACGAACACAGCAAATAACCTCATGTCCATTCTCAATCAGAATAGGTAGGAGTCTTTTCCCAATATAACCCGTTGCCCCAGTAAGTAGAATTTTCATGTGATTATGTCCTAGTTATAAATAACTTAATTTCAGTATGTTTTGTTCATCTTTAGTATGTCATTCAATATAACACTATTTTGAGGAGTATCCTATAATAGCTGTTTTCAATCTTTTTTATCAGGCTAATAGTTGATTTTTGGATGAAATTATTTATCAATTATAATTTAAACTTATGTAAATTTTGTTTGTGTTTGTGATTTTCATAAATTTGATATTCTTTAGTAAAAAAATGATTTGATGAGGGATAAGAATTTGACCTGACTAATCCCTAAAATAAGGTAAGGCGTAATTTTATAAGTAATATCATGAGTGAACAAACAATTCAAATTGTTGATACCCGAAGCAATGGAATAGGAACTGCAGGTTTTGTATTGGCATTGCTAACACTTTTTTTCGGTTGGATTCCTTTTATTGGCTGGGTAATGTGGCTGTTAGGACTCATTTTTAGTGCCATGGGTATTTCTAAAGCTAAAAAGGTAAATAAAGGAATGGGCTTGTCTGTTGCCGGGTTGATTATTAGTTTGATTGGCGTAATTATGGTTTTCATTATTGCTGGTACTTTAGCGACTATTATAGGTTTGTCAGTTTAAAATATTGGCAGAGCTAATTTTTTATTAATGGAGCATTATTGGATAAATAGTGCTCTTTCGTATTTTTTATGAGTTCATAAACGATTTTAGATTGGATTATCTCTATCAGATGAACTCACAACATGATATTACAACTAGAATGAAGAATTTAATCCTAATCTTGGGTCTGCTAATTACAATTTCCGGTAGTGGACAAGAAGTGAAAAAAGGGAATTGGAATGTCGATTTGGATTTTCTAAAAGTTGAGTTACCAAAGAAGCATAAAGACTTTTACTCAGTAAAGTCTGAAAAAGATTTTCAGTTGGGTATCGATAAAATTTCAGTGCAAATTGATGAGCTGACAAATTTTGATATTGCAGTTAAATTGCAACAACTTGTAGCTGGTTTTGGCGACTCCCATACTCGAATAAGTTGGAATAAATATCTCGATAGAGAGAAGATGCTTCCGTTACATTTGTATTGGTTTAACGATGGCATATTTATATTGCATACAACAAAGAAGAATCAGAAGTTATTGGGGCAGAAAATCACAATGATTAATGATAAACCCATTAAATCAGTTGTTGATTCGTTGAGTACATTAATAACTTTAGATAATGATGCTCTTGTCAAAAGTGTGATGCCTCATTTTCTTATTTCAACTCAGCTTTTGGAATATTTTGGGATTGTAAATAATGAGGGGGTGAAATTGAAGCTCGAGAATCAACAAGGAGAATCCTGGGTTTATAATATACAGCCTGCTCATCTGGATCGGAAGAATAGAGTCACGTTTCAATTTGATTCTTTAGCCCTGTGTCATCGAAATGAAAGAGCTTATTTTTGGGATGAGTATGTGGCCAAGGATAGAATATACTATTTGCAATA
It encodes:
- a CDS encoding DUF3472 domain-containing protein — its product is MKINTYTKLFLLLLTQCLWACSSCSKQDSYTKTNDDMLLSELKISVPLTGNAWLVDDVSLNESMISENGLINWTKESSLIRTFVRVNRKGQLSLGLKAKSLKGTSVVRVTIGDEFKEITIKNQTSEIVPVGRFNVAKKGYVQIDIQGVSKTDQYFAEVSHLVIGGEATLDGTDFVKDDFYWGRRGPSVHLSYQIPEDAGDIRWFYNEIEVPEGNDVIGSYYMANGFGEGYFGIQVNSEIERRILFSVWSSYVTDNPNDIPDDEKITLLKKGSDVKTGEFGSEGSGGQSYRVYNWKAGNKYRFLLGAKPSVDNSTDYTAYFFAPEIGKWELIASFRRPKTTTYITNAHSFLENFMTEMGQFTRMGTYSNQWFRNTDGKWFEVIDAKFTADATARKNSRLDYAGGAEGTCFFLKNCGFFSDKTTMDTYFKRDAIGEAPVIDFKNLP
- a CDS encoding SusC/RagA family TonB-linked outer membrane protein, giving the protein MKNILLTICLCVLGLASYAQDGVVKGKILDSSGLPLPGVNILVKGTTNGTSTDFDGNYELKCAMGDELIFSFMGFKTQTITVESWLINRTLEDDAEMLDELVVVGYGVQKKSNMTGSVTNIKADDLKSVTTPNIANMLQGKAAGVYVSANSGLPGAAPKIRIRGKSTLSGSVDPLWVVDGVIQSEAPDLNAQDIESTTVLKDASATALYGSRAANGVVLVTTRSAKEGQSKINVSVKTGVSQLSLGNFSMMNAAEMTDYIKSFGNGYADLDWFTEDAQAIDTDWFDEGTKLGVVQDYGISFSGGNDKMKTYISGNVYDESGAVKGYDYTRYSGRMNVDYKIRDYLTLHPKMSFTYKDISDKQQGVGEMFLNMPYDRPRDDNGDIINPKDESVGWIGRDRSNSIYDLQWNYSESSTLKLSPYLGFDVNIAPGLTFVSSNSFDYQHHNSMSYTDPMSNSGKNDKGAISNYHWKSMNRFSNQLLRFTKSIDEHFFTVMAAYEYNDYKWSTTKAQKNGIVSGTSILDAGAEMKNIEGSQDKYAFKSYLFNANYSYASRYMGQFSFRRDGSSKFGKDTQFGNFYSISGGWNIHNEDFFDIKEINVLKFRASYGVLGNTPSDYTASGKSNYHPSKELYSITNQYNKYPVVSADQLGNDDLTWEKTYSTNFALDTRFLDRFDINMEYYIKDTKDLLYYVTLPATAGFKGYWENIGAVKNQGFEFMFGADIFKGTDNGFAWHIDANIGINTNEVQELYQNKDYTSGNKIRREGEDIDTWYMRKWAGVNTEDGKPQWEIVGEDGEKTLTSNWNDGTIQMVGSATPDYFGGLSSVMTYKNFSLSMNMDFVQGIDIYNSSRELYDNDGAYASFNSMSLKSGWSRWTKPGDKATHPQAMNGGNSLSNKTSSRYLEDGSYIKLRNVTLNYSFAGLKTKTFLNNLSVYASVENVFTITDFSGVDPEVGDENSEGETSQYGDYAIPRRFMFGFNFSF
- a CDS encoding RagB/SusD family nutrient uptake outer membrane protein produces the protein MRKIYKYFAVSLFALGLSSCELDMVPYETIEKDDVYSSENAIEALTLGNYAILKGSGIADGQSWVNNYFRFGEYSGDNVALSGSTTDPLFYIYNFKRQAKGDRKQSVWTAAYKAIVGCNIVIDRAVEGESAEMDNVIGQNYYLRGMQYFYLTTLFGRPYNQSPETNLGVPIKLSTDVNDQPLRSTVKECYEQVIADLKKAESLMQSEKSASYATKEAAQALLSRVYLYMGDNDNAIAYSDLVINSGRYSLLSKDDLRVYPTFTPDENPETIFALRFVDGADNSGEWDDWYAFSGMYAAVDAEGKASLDGSGWGELYASVTYRDIVEEWPDDARSAFVTSMVLDKNSEDLWGVWYGLNSYKDSDSDEQKKLNGLLFHQDSVSADRTVLYQKLASDQGTKNMEVPITTVVDAKTGVTNYSVIPYQINKETGATQLLSAPVKLRINQKLATRQTYPKYFITKCSGQENKGHLWSPIISRLAEIYLNRAEAYAKKGDIGNALADVNIVRTRAIGPEAAYTPADVTAEMSLLDLVLKERRLELAYEGHRKFDVFRNNRNLDRAYPGTHLRGNDPFFEVRYDSNEIIEYIPEGEILAQPDLQQNL